One Helianthus annuus cultivar XRQ/B chromosome 7, HanXRQr2.0-SUNRISE, whole genome shotgun sequence genomic region harbors:
- the LOC110867071 gene encoding uncharacterized protein LOC110867071, which translates to MNSNTYHPGLRNHPNFRYGNAANQANPNFQGAQGNFAPRQQYNQGNYRGGNNYGYQGQFQQTGPSGSGQNSSSGNEVMDMLRAMQQDMQKRNQLDEVRKQKDEVRDKSIQSLTTQIGQLATDVAELKKNKGQLPSDTKVNPSHGSSRGNNVNISHVSVLRSGKEFKANLSPGLVEGVVEDVTGNESDDDEVSPVKPKESNVNKPGLGENEKSEKDEGETTQVPFPSALLDPGKKNFIASRGPQKEELWDMFKQVKINLPLLDAIKQVPTYAKFLKELCTQKRQQKKKMPKRVDLTGQVNAVLNGELPPKLQDPGTPLINIQVGNFKMAKALLDLGAGVSILPGGLYDQYDFGPLARVEITVVLADLSHKLPGGWFKM; encoded by the coding sequence ATGAACTCCAACACATACCACCCCGGATTACGAAATCATCCTAATTTCCGTTATGGGAACGCGGCGAACCAAGctaacccaaactttcaaggagCTCAAGGTAACTTTGCACCTCGCCAACAATACAATCAAGGCAATTATAGAGGTGGAAACAACTATGGTTATCAAGGGCAATTTCAACAAACGGGTCCAAGTGGTTCGGGTCAAAATTCATCAAGCGGGAATGAAGTCATGGATATGCTTCGGGCCATGCAACAAGATATGCAAAAACGAAATCAACTTGATGAAGTCCGGAAgcaaaaggatgaggttcgtgacaagagcatccaatcactaacCACCCAAATAGGTCAATTGGCTACCGACGTGGCGGAGTTGAAGAAAAACAAAGGTCAACTTCCTAGCGACACcaaggtaaacccttcacatggttcgtcacgaggtaacaatgttaatattAGTCATGTTAGTGTGTTGAGAAGTGGCAAAGAGTTTAAAGCAAATTTGTCACCGGGTttggttgagggggtagttgaAGATGTCACGGGTAATGAAAGTGACGATGATGAAGTGTCACCGGTTAAACCTAAAGAATCAAATGTTAACAAACCGGGGTTGGGTGAAAATGAAAaaagtgaaaaagatgaaggtgaaACGACTCAAGTCCCGTTTCCATCGGCTTTACTTGACCCGGGTAAGAAAAACTTTATTGCATCAAGAGGTCCCCAAAAAGAAGAAttgtgggacatgtttaaacaagttaaaataaacCTTCCATTACTTGATGCAATAAAGCAAGTACCCACTtatgcaaaatttttaaaagaattatGCACACAAAAAAGGCAACAAAAGAAGAAAATGCCTAAGCGGGTAGATTTGACTGGGCAAGTAAATGCGGTtttgaatggggagcttcctcctaagctccaagatccgggtacGCCATTAATTAatatacaagttggtaattttaaAATGGCAAAGGCGTtactagatcttggagccggggtGAGCATTTTACCagggggcttatatgaccaatacgactttggtccgttagcaagAGTGGAGATAAcagttgttttggccgatttgtctcataagctaccCGGGGGATGGTTCAAAATGTGA